One window of Trifolium pratense cultivar HEN17-A07 linkage group LG5, ARS_RC_1.1, whole genome shotgun sequence genomic DNA carries:
- the LOC123883771 gene encoding uncharacterized protein LOC123883771 gives MFNIWRHKTLLNPITFSLSLNPNPFFHHYPLPFCTNTSDSTSFAVSYLINNFGFSPKSASKLCSTYNVHFKNAQKPDSVLDFFRNHGFSDTQLRDIIAKSPRLLYCNPSKRVLPKFQFLLSKGASNSDIVNLVSKYPVILSTSLENRLVPAYELVYRFLKSHKDTYDLLNYNVNFFRRSRVQHNVRVLIENGVSDSNIAMILRSRSRTIKNPDMVKLVKELKDLGFNPSKIPFGIALVAKTTVRKTLWKKKVDAFKKWGWSDEDVLRAFRLQPYCMLTSIDKIILLMSFWVNQLGWDARALANEPALFLLSLEKRIIPRAQVVQFLLKKNLLRRKNLSLTRPFIGPDKLFHDKFIKRFKEDSSYLLKLYEEKRNLAFTKDKTCM, from the coding sequence atgtttAATATATGGCGCCACAAAACCCTTCTCAACCCCATAACTTTCTCACTATCCCTAAACCCGAACCCTTTTTTCCACCATTACCCATTACCCTTTTGCACCAACACTTCAGATTCAACCTCATTTGCAGTTTCCTAcctcatcaacaattttgggtTTTCCCCAAAATCAGCTTCCAAACTTTGCTCCACTTACAATGTTCATTTCAAGAATGCTCAAAAACCTGATTCAGTTCTTGATTTCTTTAGAAACCATGGTTTCTCAGACACCCAATTACGCGATATCATTGCAAAATCACCACGGCTACTTTACTGCAACCCCTCCAAAAGGGTGTTgccaaagtttcaatttttactcTCCAAAGGTGCTTCTAACTCTGACATTGTTAACCTTGTCAGTAAGTACCCTGTAATCCTGTCTACAAGCCTCGAGAATCGTTTAGTCCCGGCTTATGAATTGGTTTATAGATTCTTGAAATCTCACAAAGACACTTATGATTTGCTTAATTACAATGTAAATTTCTTTAGAAGAAGTCGTGTGCAGCATAACGTGAGAGTGCTGATTGAGAATGGAGTGTCCGACTCAAACATCGCAATGATACTTCGATCTCGGAGTCGGACAATCAAAAACCCTGACATGGTGAAGTTAGTGAAGGAATTAAAGGATTTGGGGTTTAATCCTTCAAAAATACCTTTTGGTATAGCATTGGTGGCCAAAACAACTGTTAGAAAAACTTTGTGGAAAAAGAAAGTTGATGCCTTTAAGAAGTGGGGTTGGTCTGATGAAGATGTTCTTAGAGCATTTAGATTGCAGCCTTATTGTATGTTGACATCCATTGATAAAATCATTTTGTTGATGAGTTTTTGGGTCAATCAGTTGGGTTGGGATGCTCGTGCCCTTGCCAACGAACCGGCGTTATTTTTGTTAAGTTTGGAGAAAAGGATCATTCCAAGGGCCCAAGTAGTGCAGTTTCTGCTAAAGAAAAATTTGCTGCGAAGAAAGAATTTAAGCTTAACTCGTCCATTTATAGGGCCTGATAAGTTGTTTCATGATAAGTTTATCAAACGTTTTAAGGAGGACTCTTCTTATCTATTAAAGCTGTATGAGGAAAAACGCAATCTTGCATTCACCAAAGACAAAACTTGCATGTAA
- the LOC123883772 gene encoding uncharacterized protein LOC123883772: protein MMIHQTLSSSSSSFSPFFPLQIKSKSFQMFNTPPPYLYLNKHLTFPLIIDNYPSPCCSLHFCTNTSDSTSFEVSYLINNFDFSPQFASKLSSTYKVRFNTSQNPDLVLNFFRNNGFSETQLRYIISKAPRLLSCDPSKRVLPKFQFLLSKGASNSDIVNLVSKNPMVLSPSLENHIIPTYELLYRFLQSDKDIIAGVVHNPALLSDHLVPQNITMLIKNGVTDSSIARLFRTRSRSLNTNTRCMLKLVEELKDLGFNPSKITFGIALEAKLTVNKTLWKEKVDAFKKWGWSDDDVTEAFRRQPHCMLVSIDKINLVMSFWVDQLGWDVLALAKGPSVFSNSLEKRIIPRASVVQFLLKKGLRKKDASLIYPFVMSEKLFLDAFIMRFKEESSYLLKIYEEKLSLAQTRDKTGM from the coding sequence ATGATGATACACCAAACCTTATCATCTTCGTCTTCAtccttttctccattttttCCACTTCAAATCAAATCTAAATCTTTTCAAATGTTCAATACACCACCACCTTATTTATATCTTAACAAACACTTAACTTTCCCTCTTATCATCGATAACTATCCATCACCATGTTGTTCTCTGCATTTCTGCACCAACACTTCTGATTCAACATCTTTTGAAGTTTCCTACCTCATCAACAATTTCGACTTCTCACCACAATTTGCTTCCAAACTCTCCTCAACTTACAAGGTTCGTTTCAACACTTCCCAAAACCCTGATTTAGTTCTCAACTTCTTTAGAAACAATGGTTTCTCAGAAACCCAATTACGTTATATCATTTCCAAGGCACCAAGGTTACTTTCCTGTGACCCCTCCAAAAGGGTATTgccaaagtttcaatttttactaTCCAAAGGTGCTTCTAACTCTGACATTGTTAACCTTGTCAGTAAGAACCCTATGGTCCTGTCTCCAAGCTTGGAGAATCATATAATCCCAACCTATGAATTGCTTTATAGATTTTTGCAATCAGACAAGGACATTATTGCTGGTGTAGTTCATAATCCAGCATTACTTAGTGACCATCTTGTGCCACAAAACATCACAATGTTGATTAAGAATGGAGTTACAGATTCAAGCATTGCAAGATTGTTTCGGACGCGGTCACGATCATTGAATACGAATACACGTTGCATGCTGAAGTTGGTGGAGGAATTGAAGGATTTGGGTTTTAATCCTTCAAAAATAACTTTTGGTATAGCATTGGAAGCCAAACTAACTGTAAACAAAACATTGTGGAAAGAAAAAGTTGATGCCTTTAAGAAATGGGGTTGGTCTGATGATGATGTGACAGAAGCATTTAGAAGGCAGCCTCATTGTATGTTGGTATCtattgataaaattaatttagtgATGAGCTTTTGGGTCGATCAGTTGGGTTGGGATGTGCTTGCCCTTGCAAAAGGACCGTCGGTTTTTTCAAATAGTTTGGAAAAAAGGATCATTCCAAGGGCCTCAGTTGTGCAATTTCTGTTGAAGAAAGGTTTGCGAAAAAAGGATGCAAGCTTAATTTATCCATTTGTAATGTCTGAGAAGTTGTTTCTTGACGCGTTTATTATGCGTTTTAAGGAGGAGTCATCTTATCTATTAAAGATTTATGAAGAAAAACTGAGTCTTGCACAAACAAGGGACAAAACCGGCATGTAA